The Pirellulimonas nuda genome includes a region encoding these proteins:
- a CDS encoding glycosyltransferase family protein — protein sequence MATLFYSVMGEGRGHASRARSMVERLRDRHRIVLYTSFDALDFLRDAYADDPEVEVRETSGLKFHYTADRLDLIKTIRHGLAMWWNLRGVVSEREVEVRRDRPDLVVCDFEPTVARAAHRCGVPVMSLDHQHFMTTYDLSGLPRGLQWWAWAMGWSVWLFGIGQQKTVVSAFYRPPLRRDYKHVTQVGPLLRPAVRARQPSVGDHVLSYLRKSTPPRVLEVLEGSPLPVRVYGLGERPPRGAITFHAINEQTFLDDLATANCIVAAAGNQLMGESLYFGKPILALPEQKHHEQMINAYFVQQLGGGVASTLEGVTAAVFQQFLDDREKYRGQLAASSVRFDGTDEAAAAIEAMLKQTSPASSAR from the coding sequence ATGGCCACCCTCTTCTACAGCGTGATGGGCGAGGGGCGTGGGCACGCGTCGCGGGCGCGGTCCATGGTGGAGCGGCTGCGAGACCGGCACCGGATTGTGCTGTACACCTCGTTCGACGCGCTCGATTTTCTGCGGGACGCCTACGCGGATGATCCCGAGGTCGAGGTCCGCGAGACCAGCGGCCTGAAGTTCCACTACACCGCCGACCGGCTCGACCTGATCAAGACCATCCGCCACGGGCTGGCGATGTGGTGGAACCTGCGGGGGGTGGTGAGCGAGCGCGAGGTCGAAGTGCGGCGTGACCGGCCCGACCTGGTGGTGTGCGACTTCGAGCCGACCGTGGCCCGCGCGGCCCACCGCTGCGGCGTGCCGGTGATGAGCCTCGACCACCAGCACTTCATGACCACCTACGACCTATCGGGCCTACCGCGCGGCTTGCAGTGGTGGGCGTGGGCGATGGGGTGGAGCGTGTGGCTGTTCGGCATCGGGCAGCAGAAGACCGTCGTCAGCGCGTTCTACCGCCCTCCCCTGCGGCGTGACTACAAGCACGTGACGCAGGTCGGCCCGCTGCTGAGGCCGGCGGTGCGGGCGCGGCAGCCGAGCGTGGGCGATCACGTGCTCAGCTACCTGCGGAAGAGCACCCCGCCGCGCGTGCTGGAGGTGCTGGAGGGGTCGCCGCTACCGGTCCGCGTGTACGGGCTCGGCGAACGCCCGCCGCGGGGGGCGATCACGTTCCACGCGATCAACGAGCAAACGTTTCTGGACGACCTAGCGACCGCCAACTGCATCGTCGCGGCCGCGGGCAACCAGTTGATGGGGGAGTCGCTCTACTTCGGCAAGCCGATCTTGGCGCTGCCGGAGCAGAAGCACCACGAGCAGATGATCAACGCGTACTTTGTCCAGCAGTTGGGCGGGGGCGTAGCCAGCACGCTGGAGGGGGTCACCGCCGCGGTGTTCCAACAGTTTCTGGACGATCGCGAAAAGTACCGCGGTCAACTCGCGGCCAGCAGCGTGCGGTTCGACGGAACCGACGAAGCAGCCGCGGCGATCGAGGCGATGCTCAAACAAACCTCCCCTGCAAGCAGCGCCCGATAG
- a CDS encoding class I SAM-dependent methyltransferase, with protein sequence MSALAQLKTLYHLTLSPIRGETHQERLDSFYGGQADDYDAFRKRMLHGREALFAKVDPPEGGVWLDLGSGTGSNAELMADRLPKLGGAKLVDLSTKLLAVANKRIEGHGWTNVEAVCSDVTNLDQPDNSVDLVTFTYSLTMIPDWFGAVNEAYRVLKPGGTIGVADFFIARKYPHEGHKEHSFFTRSFWPVWFSMDNVYPSADHLPYLANKFQPKDVEQHYGKLPWIPVVRAPYYTYVGTKAG encoded by the coding sequence ATGAGCGCACTGGCGCAACTCAAGACGCTGTATCATCTGACGCTCTCGCCCATTCGGGGTGAGACGCACCAAGAGCGGCTCGACAGCTTCTACGGCGGCCAGGCGGACGACTACGACGCGTTCCGCAAGCGGATGCTGCACGGCCGCGAAGCGTTGTTCGCCAAGGTCGACCCGCCCGAGGGGGGCGTGTGGCTGGACCTGGGCTCGGGGACCGGCAGCAACGCAGAGCTGATGGCGGACCGCCTGCCGAAGCTGGGGGGCGCCAAACTGGTCGACCTGTCCACCAAGCTGCTGGCCGTGGCGAACAAGCGGATCGAGGGGCACGGCTGGACCAATGTGGAGGCCGTGTGCTCGGACGTCACCAACCTCGACCAGCCCGACAACTCGGTCGACCTGGTGACGTTCACCTACTCGCTGACGATGATCCCCGACTGGTTCGGCGCCGTGAACGAGGCGTACCGCGTGCTGAAGCCTGGCGGGACGATCGGCGTGGCCGACTTCTTCATCGCCCGCAAGTACCCGCACGAGGGGCACAAGGAGCACTCGTTCTTCACGCGCAGCTTCTGGCCGGTGTGGTTCTCGATGGACAACGTCTACCCGAGCGCCGACCACCTGCCGTACCTGGCGAACAAGTTCCAGCCGAAAGACGTCGAGCAACACTACGGCAAGCTGCCGTGGATCCCCGTGGTGCGGGCGCCGTACTACACGTACGTGGGGACGAAGGCAGGATAG
- a CDS encoding DUF3419 family protein, with amino-acid sequence MLASYLSKAVFKLCHSNHLVYNTCWEDPRLDRVALDLGPGDRLLVITSAGCNALDYALDEPERVDTVDINPRQNALLELKLAGIRGLEFDQFFELFGRGRTDHWQDYYHGSLREQLSPSARKYWDKHGKFFTGVGRRPSFYFRGSSGAFAWSMNAYINRIARIRPQVEKMLQATSVEEQQDAYAQVKPKFWGPLVKWTMRRDSTLSLLGVPRAQRRQLERYYPGGIAQFVEDRLDTVFGSLPLQDNYFWRVYLTGEYSEECCPSYLRQDNFDRLKGGLVDRVKPHHASILSFLLETERKYSHYVLLDHMDWLAEHRKEVLAKQWQAIIDRADDGARVLWRSAAVKCEFVDPVLVKVDGKQRPLSDFLEYDRGLADELHAKDRVNTYGSFSIANLRLSPPYAVNSTTHRDERTGATQDAVSSDALAHSG; translated from the coding sequence ATGCTGGCAAGCTATTTGAGCAAGGCTGTTTTTAAGCTCTGCCATTCGAATCACCTCGTCTACAACACCTGCTGGGAAGACCCGCGGTTAGACCGCGTGGCGCTGGACCTGGGGCCGGGCGACCGGCTGCTGGTGATCACCTCCGCGGGTTGCAACGCGCTGGATTACGCGCTGGACGAGCCGGAGCGGGTCGACACGGTCGACATCAACCCGCGCCAGAACGCGCTCTTGGAGCTGAAGCTGGCCGGCATCCGCGGGCTGGAGTTCGACCAGTTCTTCGAGCTGTTCGGCCGCGGCCGCACCGACCACTGGCAAGACTACTACCACGGCTCGCTGCGCGAGCAGCTATCGCCCAGCGCCCGCAAGTACTGGGACAAGCACGGCAAGTTCTTCACCGGCGTGGGTCGGCGCCCCAGCTTCTACTTCCGCGGCTCGAGCGGCGCGTTCGCTTGGAGCATGAACGCCTACATCAACCGCATCGCGCGGATCCGCCCACAGGTGGAGAAGATGCTGCAGGCGACCAGCGTCGAAGAGCAGCAAGACGCCTACGCCCAGGTAAAGCCCAAGTTCTGGGGCCCGCTGGTCAAGTGGACCATGCGGCGTGACAGCACGCTGAGCCTGCTGGGGGTGCCACGCGCCCAGCGTCGGCAGCTCGAGCGTTACTACCCGGGCGGGATCGCCCAGTTTGTCGAAGACCGCCTCGACACGGTGTTCGGGTCGCTGCCGCTGCAGGACAACTACTTCTGGCGTGTCTACCTGACCGGCGAGTACAGCGAGGAATGCTGCCCCAGCTACCTGCGGCAGGACAACTTCGACCGGCTCAAGGGTGGTCTGGTGGACCGGGTCAAGCCGCACCACGCGTCGATCCTCAGCTTCCTGCTGGAAACCGAGCGCAAGTACTCCCACTACGTGCTGCTGGACCACATGGACTGGCTGGCCGAGCACCGCAAGGAGGTGCTGGCCAAGCAGTGGCAGGCGATTATCGACCGCGCAGACGACGGCGCCCGCGTGCTGTGGCGCAGCGCCGCGGTGAAGTGCGAGTTTGTCGACCCGGTGCTGGTGAAGGTGGACGGCAAGCAACGGCCGCTTTCTGACTTCTTGGAATACGACCGCGGGCTGGCGGACGAGCTGCACGCCAAGGACCGTGTGAACACCTACGGCAGCTTCTCCATCGCCAACCTGCGGCTTTCGCCCCCGTACGCCGTTAACTCAACCACCCACCGCGATGAGCGCACTGGCGCAACTCAAGACGCTGTATCATCTGACGCTCTCGCCCATTCGGGGTGA
- a CDS encoding alkaline phosphatase D family protein → MLDYESLRTAVQSEGGVSRRAMLAYSAALGSLPLLGRTSWAETRPAFASDPFTLGVASGDPTSDGMVLWTRLAPAPLDPNGGMPTTPVEVPWEVAEDDALNHVVRKGTATATPQLGHAVHVEVDGLKPDRWYWYRFRAGDAQSPVGRTRTFPAPDVMPAKLAFAFASCQHYEHGYYTAYEGMAGDDLDLVVHLGDYIYEKGPYKLRKGEKDPNVRKHVGGEIESLGDYRVRHSLYRSDPLLHGMHAQCPWIVTWDDHEVDNNYADGTSEEKRVDPVDFLLRRANAYQAYYEMMPLRKRSMPSGPNMRLYRGADFGRLARFLTLDTRQHRSDQPNDDGKTPLNADALNPSNTMLGADQRRWLERRLIDSSANWNVLAQQVMMGTVARFEKDGVPMYSMDQWPGYAAERAALMRFLQDRRVPNPVVLTGDIHCNWANELRVDDLKPETPIVASEFVGTSITSGGNGVDRADDHDATLSANPCVRYYNRERGYVRCTVTPDAWVSDYMVVDDVQRPGGNVTKRASYAVESGKPGVSPA, encoded by the coding sequence ATGCTCGACTACGAATCGCTCCGAACGGCCGTTCAATCCGAAGGGGGCGTCAGCCGCCGCGCCATGCTGGCGTACAGTGCGGCGCTTGGCTCGCTGCCGCTGTTAGGCCGCACGAGTTGGGCAGAAACGCGGCCGGCCTTCGCCAGTGATCCGTTTACGCTGGGGGTCGCGTCGGGCGACCCTACGAGCGACGGGATGGTGTTGTGGACCCGCCTGGCGCCGGCGCCCCTCGACCCAAACGGGGGCATGCCCACCACGCCGGTCGAGGTGCCGTGGGAAGTAGCCGAGGACGACGCGCTCAATCACGTCGTCCGCAAAGGGACCGCGACCGCGACGCCGCAGTTGGGCCACGCCGTGCATGTGGAAGTCGATGGTCTCAAGCCCGACCGCTGGTATTGGTACCGCTTCCGCGCGGGGGACGCCCAAAGCCCTGTGGGGCGGACCCGCACGTTCCCGGCGCCAGACGTGATGCCCGCCAAGCTGGCGTTTGCGTTCGCCTCGTGCCAGCACTACGAGCACGGCTACTACACCGCCTACGAAGGGATGGCGGGCGACGACCTCGACCTGGTGGTTCACTTGGGGGACTACATCTACGAGAAGGGCCCCTACAAGCTGCGGAAGGGGGAGAAGGACCCCAACGTGCGCAAGCACGTAGGGGGAGAGATCGAGTCGCTGGGGGACTATCGGGTGCGTCACTCCCTCTACCGCAGCGACCCGTTGCTGCACGGCATGCACGCCCAGTGCCCGTGGATCGTGACCTGGGACGACCACGAAGTCGACAACAACTACGCCGACGGCACCTCGGAAGAGAAGCGCGTCGACCCGGTCGACTTCCTCCTCCGCCGCGCCAACGCCTACCAGGCCTACTACGAGATGATGCCGCTGCGGAAGCGTTCAATGCCCAGCGGCCCCAACATGCGGCTCTACCGCGGCGCCGATTTTGGTCGGCTGGCGAGGTTCCTGACGCTCGACACTCGGCAGCACCGCAGCGACCAGCCGAACGACGACGGCAAGACGCCGCTGAACGCCGACGCCCTGAACCCCAGCAACACCATGCTGGGGGCCGACCAACGGCGTTGGCTGGAGCGGCGGTTGATCGATTCGTCCGCAAACTGGAACGTGCTGGCCCAGCAGGTAATGATGGGCACGGTCGCCCGCTTCGAGAAGGACGGCGTGCCGATGTACTCGATGGACCAATGGCCCGGCTACGCCGCGGAGCGCGCCGCTCTGATGCGGTTCCTGCAAGACCGCCGCGTCCCCAACCCCGTGGTGCTGACCGGCGACATCCACTGCAACTGGGCCAACGAGCTCCGCGTCGACGACCTCAAGCCCGAAACGCCCATCGTGGCCAGTGAGTTCGTCGGCACCTCGATCACTTCCGGCGGCAACGGCGTCGACCGAGCGGACGACCACGACGCGACGCTCTCCGCCAACCCCTGCGTCCGCTACTACAACCGCGAACGGGGCTACGTCCGCTGCACGGTCACCCCCGACGCTTGGGTGAGCGACTACATGGTGGTAGACGACGTGCAGCGCCCCGGCGGCAATGTGACGAAGCGGGCTTCGTACGCCGTCGAGTCGGGCAAGCCGGGCGTATCGCCGGCGTAG
- a CDS encoding aminotransferase class I/II-fold pyridoxal phosphate-dependent enzyme: MASSTPLARLLEERSSGRVVKHLAAILDQLPNSYCQLESLGRHECVIRGRRMLNFNAINYLGLEQHPEMIASAQQALATWGTLAGSSRAAAEVGLYEKLESKIAEKIGVESVIVYPTVTLANHGVIPLLMRKRSLLLTDQEVHNSVQRAAIEAKGAGATLGSFIHDDFTQLEQILEAQRGQHSHAMIALDGVYSMAGTYLNLPRYEAIAKKYDAMLYIDDAHGFGVVGPEGRGIVSHYGSNYDNTIYVASLEKGLASLGGFVAVPQAARDYFRYNSYTYTFSGQLPPPYLASALTAMEILEREKGARLTRLHELIGRVKTEVQEIGFEVIGEDHPFPLVMVKVGEFENIPEVSQFFYDEGVHILTVGFPVIPQSRGAMVRISLSATHADSQIDRLMAAFRKLHAKLNPSRTQQDSRECLADTASSVAA, translated from the coding sequence ATGGCTTCTAGCACCCCCCTTGCGCGCTTGCTCGAGGAACGCTCCAGCGGCCGCGTCGTCAAGCACCTCGCGGCGATCCTCGATCAGCTCCCCAACTCCTACTGCCAGCTCGAATCGCTCGGGCGGCACGAGTGCGTGATCCGCGGCCGGCGGATGCTCAACTTTAACGCCATCAACTACCTGGGGCTCGAGCAGCACCCAGAGATGATCGCCTCGGCCCAACAGGCGCTGGCGACCTGGGGCACGCTGGCCGGCAGCTCGCGGGCCGCGGCGGAGGTGGGGCTGTACGAGAAACTCGAGAGCAAGATCGCCGAGAAGATCGGCGTCGAGAGCGTGATCGTCTACCCGACCGTCACGCTGGCCAACCACGGGGTGATCCCGCTGCTGATGCGGAAGCGGTCGCTGCTGCTGACCGACCAAGAGGTGCATAACAGCGTGCAGCGGGCCGCCATCGAGGCCAAGGGCGCCGGCGCCACGCTGGGGTCGTTCATCCACGACGACTTCACGCAGCTCGAGCAAATCCTCGAAGCCCAGCGCGGCCAGCACAGCCACGCCATGATCGCGCTGGACGGCGTCTACAGCATGGCGGGCACCTACCTGAACCTGCCGCGCTACGAGGCGATCGCCAAGAAGTACGACGCGATGCTGTACATCGACGACGCCCACGGCTTCGGCGTGGTCGGCCCCGAGGGACGCGGCATCGTCAGCCACTACGGCAGCAACTACGACAACACGATCTACGTCGCCTCGTTGGAGAAAGGCCTGGCGAGCCTCGGCGGCTTCGTCGCCGTGCCGCAGGCCGCCCGCGACTACTTCCGCTACAACTCGTACACCTACACGTTCAGCGGGCAGTTGCCCCCGCCGTACCTGGCCAGCGCGCTGACCGCGATGGAGATCCTCGAGCGCGAGAAGGGCGCCCGGCTCACACGGCTGCACGAGCTGATCGGCCGCGTGAAGACCGAGGTGCAAGAGATCGGCTTCGAGGTGATCGGCGAAGACCACCCGTTCCCGCTGGTGATGGTCAAGGTGGGCGAGTTTGAGAACATCCCCGAGGTGTCGCAGTTCTTCTACGACGAGGGGGTGCACATCCTTACGGTCGGATTCCCGGTCATCCCGCAGTCACGCGGCGCCATGGTGCGGATCAGCCTGTCGGCCACCCACGCCGACAGCCAGATCGACCGGCTGATGGCCGCGTTCCGCAAGCTGCACGCCAAGCTCAACCCGTCGCGAACCCAACAGGACAGCCGTGAATGCCTTGCAGATACTGCCAGCTCGGTCGCGGCGTGA